From Gemmatimonadota bacterium, a single genomic window includes:
- a CDS encoding TRAP transporter small permease subunit has translation MNALRKFVRFVDGLNERVGSVVSWFTTLLVLTVCIDVFTRYFLRSSSVAVQELEWHFFAVIFLLASAWALKHNKHVRVDVLYMNFKPRNQALVNLIGSLLFLLPFAVIAIWSSQNFVLNSFRIGEVSPDPGGLPARYILKAMIPIGFSLILLQGLALAARSLDRFIHGGEDPMGEMDESPPRGLSAREEDAV, from the coding sequence TTGAACGCGCTTCGGAAATTCGTACGGTTCGTGGACGGGTTGAACGAACGTGTCGGCTCGGTCGTTTCCTGGTTTACGACCCTGCTCGTCCTGACCGTCTGTATCGACGTGTTCACCCGGTATTTCCTGCGCAGCAGCAGCGTGGCGGTGCAGGAACTGGAGTGGCACTTCTTCGCGGTGATCTTCCTGCTCGCTTCGGCGTGGGCCCTTAAACACAACAAGCACGTCCGCGTGGACGTGCTGTATATGAACTTCAAGCCCCGAAACCAGGCCCTGGTCAATCTCATCGGCAGCCTGCTGTTTCTGCTTCCCTTCGCGGTGATCGCGATCTGGAGCTCCCAGAATTTCGTCCTGAATTCCTTCCGGATCGGCGAGGTTTCGCCGGATCCCGGCGGCCTGCCCGCCCGCTACATCCTGAAGGCCATGATCCCCATCGGGTTCTCGCTCATACTCCTCCAGGGACTGGCCCTGGCGGCACGCTCCCTGGACCGGTTCATCCACGGAGGTGAAGATCCCATGGGCGAAATGGACGAATCGCCCCCGAGAGGGCTATCGGCCAGGGAGGAGGACGCGGTTTGA